The nucleotide sequence GGTTGCTCTTATGAGGGTTACGATCAGCGCCAAGCTGAAGTTGCGTCACTCGCCGGAACAAAAGGCGAAGCTGGACGCGGTTTCTTTGGCCTACCGTGACGCTCTGAACTTCGCCTCCGAAGAAGCGTTTAAGCTGGACAAAACGTCCTCGGCCCCGAAGCTCCACGCCGTGACCTACAAGCCACTGCGGGAGAAGTTCGGACTGGGGGCACAGCTTGCGTGTACCGTCGAGAGGCAGGTCGCTGCCAGCTACAAGACGCAGTGGACGAAGTTGAAGCAGAACATCAAGTCCCGCGAAAAAGGCTTCACCAAGAAGCGTTACAAGGGCTTGGATTCTGCGCCCAAGTTCGTCAGTCGCACGCTGGAATACCAATACCAGCGCGACTACTCGTGGAAGAAAGATGGACGGGTCAGCATCGGAACGCTTGACGGACGGTTGGTTTTGGAGTTCGACGGCCATCAGAAGCACCTTGATTACATTCAGCAAGGCTGCGAGACGGGAGCCGCCAAGCTCTACTACCAGAAGTCGAGGAAGCAATACTTCCTGATCGTCGCCCTGAACATCGAGCTTCCCGACCCGCAGCCGACTGACCACAAAAACGTGGTCGGTGTGGATGTAGGCCAGCGGTATCACTTCGTCGCCACCGACAAGGATGGCAAATCGCTCTTCGAGAAGGGGGCGGCAACCGGGCAGCGAAAAGACCAGTTCGCTCGTACAAGGAAATCCCTCCAGCGCAAAGGCACCCGTTCCGCGACTCGTAGGTTGGTCGCCGTGAGCGGACGGGAAAGACGGTTTGTCGCTGATCGCAACCACGTTCTGAGCAAGATGCTCCTCACCCGTTTTCCAGGCTCGATCTTTGGCCTGGAAGACCTGACCAACATCCGCGACCGCACCGAGGGGCGCAGCAATCCGAAGGCCAGTAAGAAGGCGCGGAAAGCGAAGCGCCGCCGCAGTCAGTGGTCGTTCGCGGAACTCCAAACGATGCTGGCGTACAAGGCACCGCTGCACGGCTCTCTCGCCGTGCGGGTAGATGCCAACTACACCAGCCAAGCCTGCCACAAGTGCGGCCACGTCTCGAAAGACAACCGCCCTGGTGCTGGCCTGGAGTTTGTTTGTGAGGTCTGTGGTCATAGGGGTCACGCGGATAGGGTGGCGAGTGTGAATATCGGTTTGAGAACGATGCTTGTCCGGCAGGACTGGATGAGTACGGGTGTTTTGTCAGTACGCCCTGATGTGTCGGATGTTGAAGTCAAAGCCGCTCGCCTTTCGAGGTACGCGGAATTGCGATGGAATCCAGATACAAGCCTCGCTCTTTAGAGCGGGGTTACTGACGGTGCTAGCCTCGGCCTCTATGTCCCGTCCCCCGCTGCCCCGGTCCTCGCTGCCGCGCCTGCTGCTGCTGCTGGCGGGGCTGCTGGGCTACGGCCTGAGCCTGCGCCTGATGATCGAGGCGCGGGTCGGCGTGGCGCCCTGGGAGGTCTTTCACCTCGGCCTGAGCGCCCACGCCGGCCTGAGCGTGGGACAGGTCAGCATTCTGGTCGGGCTGGCGCTGCTCGCGTACACCCGCCTGAACCTGCGCGAGCCGCTGGGGGTCGGCACGCTGCTCAACGTGCTGCTCATCGGCGTGTTTCTGGACGCCCTGGCCCCGCTGGTCCACACCCCGGGCACGCTGGCCGGGCGCTGGGCGCAGTTTCTGCTGGGGGTCGCGCTGCTCGGCCTCGCCACAGGCGCGTATGTCGGTGCCGGTCTGGGGGCTGGGCCACGTGACGGGCTGATGCTGGGCCTGAACCGCGTGTACGGCTGGCCGGTGGCCCGAATCCGCACGGTGGTGGAACTCGTCGTGCTCGCGGCGGGCACGGCGCTCGGCGGGCCGCTGGGCTGGGGCACCCTCGTCTTCGCGCTGCTGGCCGGGCCGAGCATGGCGTGGGGGCTGGCGTTGTTCGGGGTCGGGAAGGGCAAAAAGTAAAAGGACAGAAAACCCCCAGCCGTCGGGCCGGGGGCGAAAGGGATTGTCATACGGATTCCGATTGAATCTGGTCGTTTCAGATTCAATCCGACTTGCAAAGCTGCGCAGCAGAGCGGATGCGAGTAGGAAAAAATACGGACTTCTGCGATATGGATGCACAGGCGGCGCCTTCCCAACTGTACAGGCCCGACTGTGCAGGAATTAAGCGGAATCCGTATCAGGCGGTCATTCCCACTCGATGGTGGCGGGCGGCTTGCCGGTGATGTCGTACACCACGCGGTTGATTTCGTGCACCTGATTGACGATTCGGTTGCTCATGGTCGCCAGGAATTCGTAGGGCAGGCGTGCCCACTCGGCGGTCATGAAGTCGTCGGTGGTCACCGCCCGCAGCGCCGCCGTGTAGGAGTAGGTGCGCTCGTCGCCCATCACGCCGACCGACTGAATGGGGGTGAGCACCGCCAGCGCCTGTGAGCAGCCGTCGTACAGCCCGAACTCGCGCAGCCCCGAGATGAAGATGTCGTCCACCCGCTTGAGGATGTCGAGTTTTTCCTCGGTCACTTCGCCCAGCACGCGAATGGCGAGGCCGGGACCGGGGAAGGGGTGGCGCATCCGGATGTGGTCGGGCAGCCCCAGCAGGCGGGCAATCTCGCGCACCTCGTCCTTGAACAGCGTGCGGAAGGGTTCGACCAGCTTGAACTTCACGTCGTCGGGCAGGCCGCCCACGTTGTGGTGGCTCTTGATGTTCGCGGCCCCCTCACCCCCGGCCGACTCGATGACGTCGGGGTACAGCGTGCCCTGGGCCAGAAACTCGAACTCGCCCAGCTTGGCCGTTTCGCGCTCGAAGGCCCGGATGAACTCGCGCCCGATGATTTTGCGCTTCTGCTCGGGGTCACTGACGCCCGCAAGCTGCCCCAGAAACTCGTCCCTGGCGTCCACCGTGACCAGATTCACACCCAGGGGCCGCAGCGCCGCTTCGACCTGTTCGCGCTCGCCCAGACGCAGCAGGCCGTGGTCGATAAACACGGCGGTCAGGCGGTCACCGACGGCGCGGGCCAGCAGCAGCGCCAGGGTCGAGGAATCCACCCCGCCCGAGATGCCCAGCAGCACCCGGCCCGAGTCGCCGACCTGCGCCCGCACGCCCCCAATCAGTTCGTCCACGATGTGCTCGGCGTTCCAGTCGCGGTTCACGCCGCAGATGTCGAGGAAGTTGGCAAGCAGTTGCCCGCCCTTGGGGGTGTGCACCACTTCGGGGTGAAACTGCACGCCGTAACGCCGCGTTTCGTTGTTTTCGATGGCGGTCACGGGGGTGTCTTCCGTGCGGGCGACCACCTGATAGCCCTGGGGCAGCTGCGTGACCGAGTCGGAGTGGCTCATCCAGGCCACGAACTCGCCCTGAATGCCCTCGAACAGCCGCCCGCCGTACTCGGTCAGGTCGGCCTTGCCGTACTCGCGCTTGCCTGCCCGCTTCACGTCGCCGCCCGCCTCGTGCGCGAGGTACTGCATGCCGTAGCACACGCCCAGAATCGGTACGTTCAGGTCGAGCACGCCGGGCGCGGGGCGCGGGGCGCCCTCGTCATAGACGCTGCTGGGGCCGCCCGAGAGGACGATGCCCTGGGGGTTTTCCTGCCGGATGCGCTCCAGGCTCGCGGTGCCGGGCAAAATCACCGAGTACGCGCCGAGTTCCCGGAAACGCCGGGTGATCAGGCGGGTGAACTGGCTGCCGAAATCCAGAATGACGATGCTCACGGCTCCGATTGTGGCACGGCGCCGGGGCCAGGGGAGAGCCGCGCCCTTCACCGCCCCCGGGCGGGCAGGTTCAGCGGCCCAGCTGAACCGTGACCGGCTCGCGGCGCGGCGCGGTCACGTCTATCCGGGCGGGCGCGTACCCGTCGGCGCTGACCTTGATGCGGTAACTGCCGGGCGCGGGCAGCCGCACGGTGCCGGGAATCCGGCCCAGAGGGGTTCCGGCCTGCCAGCCGCTGCCTGCCGGACTGCTCAGCAGCGTCAGGGTGGCCTGCTTGCCCGCCTCGGCGGCGAGCAGCCGGAACTGGACCTCGCAGCAGGGCGCGGCGCCGCCCCGGACCGCGCGGGGCAGGGCCGCCACCGCGAAGGCGAGCAGCAAGGCCCCCAGCGTGGGCAGCAGCCAGCGCAGCAGTTCCTCACGCGGGCCGCGCCGCCGCAGCACCTGCCGCTCACCGTCGCGGCCCCAGCCCATGCGAATCGGCGCGAGTTGCCGGGCGGCACGGACCACGCCCTGGGCGCGGGCCGGCAGGGGCAAGGTGCGGGGCCGGCGCTGCACCTCGGCGATTTCGGCCAGTTCGCCCCCCAGCACGGCGGCGCCGGGGACAAGCACGCTCGCCGGGCGCTCACTCGGGGCCAGGGCCCGGCGGGCGGCGGCCAGCTCGGCGTCGAGGGCCGCCTGTTCTTCCCAGGCCTGCTGCTCCAGTCGGCGGCGTTCCTGGGGCGAGGCGGCCTGCTCGTCGGCGGGGGCCGCCTGAGGCTCCACGGACAGGGGCGAGGAGACCAGACCGGGAGGGGCATGGAGCTTTTCCACCTCGGCGGCCGTGCGGCGCAGTCGCAACTCGCTGAGGTCGAGGCGGCGGCGGTGGTCGGCCTTGAGCCGCTCGCGGGCTTCGCGCCCCGCCGCCCGGCGAACGGCACGGGGCCGGGCCGACGCGGGCGCTCCAGGTGCCGCCCCCGGTTCCGGGGCCACAGGCGCGTGGGGTTGCGCAACCTCCGGCGCTGCCGCCTCCTGCGCGGGGCCGCTCGACACGGAACTGCCCGGACCCGCAAAAAGCGCGGCGGGGAGGTCAGGCCCAGTCATGGCAGGCCCAGTCATGGCAGGCCCAGTTACGTCAGAGTCGGTCACGCCGGAATTGGGCAGGTCCGATACAGGGGGAGTGGGCACGGCGAAAGTGGACAGGGCCGGTTCGGAACGGCCGGTCCGGGCCGCGACCACCAGGACTTCGGGCACCGTGTCCTGCTCGGGAGCTGCCTCCCTGAGCGGCAGCCCGGCAGGAGCGGTCAGGTCCCGTGAAAGCCGGGGAAGGGGAGCGGAAGAAACCGGGGCTGGGGGGGCAGAGGAGGACGAAACAGGTGCTTCGCCGCTTGCGGCAGAGGTCACCGGCACGCCCTCTGCCGCTGCCCCGTTCTCCGCTGCCCTGGTCTCCGCCCCTGTTTCCCCGGATGCGGGGGAAAGCTCCGGTGCCGGTCCCAGCAGGTCGTCGGCCAGGGCGCCCCCCAGCACGATGTCGGCGGGACTGTCGAAGATGGCGGGGGGCGGTTCCGGGGCCGGGCCGAGCGCGGTCACATGCGGCAGGGCGCCCGCGAGTTGCTGCCCGGACAGGCCCATGTCGAGCAGGTCCATGAATTCGCGGGCGCTGCTCAGGTCGGGGGCGCCGCGCAGGGCCGCGAGCAGGGTGGGTGGGGCGTCCAGCGTTTCGAGGGCCGCCACCAGGTCACGCAGGTCGTCGAGCGGTTGTGGGCGCAGGCCGGGGCGCGGCAGCCCGGCGCCAGTCACGCGCAGTTGTCCGTCCACGTCCCACAGTTGCGCCGCGTCGAGCGAGCCGTGCGCCAGCCCCTGGGCGTGCAGAAAGCTCAGGGCCTCCAGCGCCCCCCGCGCCGCCTGCATGGGGTCGCGGGCGGGGCGGGTCTGGGGGGGCAACTCAGTGACCAGGTAGGCTCCGGCCATTTCCACCACCATGTCGGTAAACGGCAGCAGGCGCGGGTGCGCGGGCAGGCGCGGCGCGGCGGCGATGGCGGTCAGCGGGTGCAGCAACACCGGCAGCCCGGTCAGCCGGTCGGCGGCCCACAGCGTGCGGAAAGTGGCGCGGCGGCGGGGCTGGGCCTCAAATGACAGCTCCTCACCCGCCGCGCTCTCTGCGGAGGCGGGCGCCGCGCCGCGCCCCTCGCCCACGACGACTTCGCGCAACACCACATAGGAGCCGATGGACTTCATTGCGGCCCAGTATACGGAGTCCTCCCCAGGCAGGAAGCGGCCTCCGTCAGGCGCCTTGTGTGTATCCTACACATTCTCCTCAATTTGCCCCTCTGAAAAGGGCAGTTCTACACATCTGCCCCCTCGTGCGGCTGGTGAGCAACTGTTGCCCCTGAGTAGGGCGCGTGTTACTCTGCCCGCTGACGCCGCGCCCAGCGCGGAACAGGAGTGCGATGCCCAAAAAGGAACGCAAACGCTTGCAGGTGGTCATCAGCGAGGAGCAGGACGCCCTGCTGACCCGCACCGCCTACGAA is from Deinococcus wulumuqiensis R12 and encodes:
- a CDS encoding RNA-guided endonuclease InsQ/TnpB family protein, coding for MRVTISAKLKLRHSPEQKAKLDAVSLAYRDALNFASEEAFKLDKTSSAPKLHAVTYKPLREKFGLGAQLACTVERQVAASYKTQWTKLKQNIKSREKGFTKKRYKGLDSAPKFVSRTLEYQYQRDYSWKKDGRVSIGTLDGRLVLEFDGHQKHLDYIQQGCETGAAKLYYQKSRKQYFLIVALNIELPDPQPTDHKNVVGVDVGQRYHFVATDKDGKSLFEKGAATGQRKDQFARTRKSLQRKGTRSATRRLVAVSGRERRFVADRNHVLSKMLLTRFPGSIFGLEDLTNIRDRTEGRSNPKASKKARKAKRRRSQWSFAELQTMLAYKAPLHGSLAVRVDANYTSQACHKCGHVSKDNRPGAGLEFVCEVCGHRGHADRVASVNIGLRTMLVRQDWMSTGVLSVRPDVSDVEVKAARLSRYAELRWNPDTSLAL
- a CDS encoding YczE/YyaS/YitT family protein; this encodes MSRPPLPRSSLPRLLLLLAGLLGYGLSLRLMIEARVGVAPWEVFHLGLSAHAGLSVGQVSILVGLALLAYTRLNLREPLGVGTLLNVLLIGVFLDALAPLVHTPGTLAGRWAQFLLGVALLGLATGAYVGAGLGAGPRDGLMLGLNRVYGWPVARIRTVVELVVLAAGTALGGPLGWGTLVFALLAGPSMAWGLALFGVGKGKK
- the guaA gene encoding glutamine-hydrolyzing GMP synthase is translated as MSIVILDFGSQFTRLITRRFRELGAYSVILPGTASLERIRQENPQGIVLSGGPSSVYDEGAPRPAPGVLDLNVPILGVCYGMQYLAHEAGGDVKRAGKREYGKADLTEYGGRLFEGIQGEFVAWMSHSDSVTQLPQGYQVVARTEDTPVTAIENNETRRYGVQFHPEVVHTPKGGQLLANFLDICGVNRDWNAEHIVDELIGGVRAQVGDSGRVLLGISGGVDSSTLALLLARAVGDRLTAVFIDHGLLRLGEREQVEAALRPLGVNLVTVDARDEFLGQLAGVSDPEQKRKIIGREFIRAFERETAKLGEFEFLAQGTLYPDVIESAGGEGAANIKSHHNVGGLPDDVKFKLVEPFRTLFKDEVREIARLLGLPDHIRMRHPFPGPGLAIRVLGEVTEEKLDILKRVDDIFISGLREFGLYDGCSQALAVLTPIQSVGVMGDERTYSYTAALRAVTTDDFMTAEWARLPYEFLATMSNRIVNQVHEINRVVYDITGKPPATIEWE